Below is a window of Sulfitobacter sp. SK012 DNA.
CGAGCCCCTTACCGAGTGATGCCTTCATCTCCGACTGCGCCTGTGTCCAAAGCGGAACCGCTTTCACAAGCGCCGCGCAGCCCGCTGGGGTCAGTACCACGCTGCGCGCCCGCGCATCCGCGCAAGTCGGCAAAACCAGCAGACCTTGACGCTCCAGCACCTTAAGGTTTCGCCCAAGCGTGCTGCGGTCCAATCCCACAAGTTCAGCCAACTCGCTGATCGTTGCGTCGGGGTTGGCTTCGATCTGGCGCAAGAGGCGAAACATTGTCACCTTTAGGCCGGACGGTGCTAGCACCCTGTCATAGAGAGCAGTGCTGGCCTGAGCGGCCTGACGCAGAGACGTGCAAATACATTTGTCACTCATAATTTACGGGTATATACCCGTAACTTCACGTCGGCAAGAAAATGGATCAGGTTGTGGTGACGTTTGGAAAACCAACCTGCAAGCCGTTAAAAACTCTCGCTCTTGGATCAGGTAAAACCACATCGTTGAATGCAGCCACAGACCCCGTTCAAAAGCTAATCGATTGTAGAAGGTTTTTGCCTCTATGGTGATAGCGGGCATTAGCCGCATTGCAGAAATTCGGTAAAGAGGGCTCAGACCTGCCGTTCGCTGCAAAGGCCATCAAGGTCCGCTATGGGCCGTTTGTGACCAATGCTGCACCATGCACATTTTGACACTAAGGGCGGATGGACTAAGCCGCTCGCGCGGCAATGGCGTTTGTGGCTGGTGGTGCGCGCTGACCTCCACCGGGCTCATTTTGTGATCTGACGAACCTGTCCGACGATTGAGGCTCTCAATCCAAGGACAGGAGGCTTCCATGAGGGACGATAGAACGACGCCGCTGCGTGAGCGGATGATTGAAGATATGCGCATCCGTGGGCTAAAGGAGACGACGCAAAAAGGGCACATCCGCGCGGTTAAGAACTTCGCTGCGTTTCTGGGTCGACCACCGGACACAGCTACGCCAGATGAGTTGCGCGCCTATCAGCTACACATGACAGATACAGATGTATCGACAGCGAGTTTCAACACCCGGATCGTCTCTTTGCGGTTGTTCTTCGGCGTGACCTGCGGGCGCGAAGAGATGAAGCGGTACATGCAGTTCCGGCGCAAGCCGAGGAAGCTGCCGGTCGTGCTCAGCATCAAGGAGATCGGCGACTTGCTGGCAGCTGTTCCCGGACCCGGGCTGAAGTACCGGGCCGCGCTCGGGATTAGCTATGGTGCAGGGCTGCGGGCGTCCGAAGTTTGCCACCTCAAAGTGGCCGACATCGACAGCGACCGGATGTTGATCCATGTCGACGAGGGCAAGAATGGCAAAGACCGTAAGGCGATGCTGTCGCAGAAGCTTTTGGACCTGCTGCGAGACTATTGGCTCGAGGCACGACCCGAGGGCTGGCTATTTCCCGGAAAACCCAAGATCAATCCGTTGTCACCACGCCAGCTCAATCGCGCCTTCACCTCGGCAAAGCACATGGCTGGGATCAACAAACCGGCGACACTGCATACTCTGCGGCATAGTTTTGCGACCCATCTGCTGGAGGCCAATACCGATGTGCGGGTGATCCAGGTCCTGTTGGGTCATTCCAAGCTGAGCACGACAGCGCGCTACACCCACGTCGCCACCAAGACGATCCGCAATACGGTCAGCCCGTTCGACAACCTCAAACAGTTGCAGGATCACACGCTCCGACGAGGGTTGGAGTGACGCTCGGGGCCGGTGTCTCGTCCGAAGCTAGAGATTGCTGACATTTTTCGAAAGTACGGTCCCGCATGGCGGCAGGCCAATGCTGGGCATATCAGCCTCAGCCAGCTCAAAGTGATGTCAGCCATTGGAGCCTGCCGAACTGAGGCGCTCGGCGGACATGTTGCCGCTTGCACCAAGTGCGATCACCAGCACATCGCCTATAATTCCTGCAAGAACCGGCATTGTCCAAAGTGTCAGGGACCAGCGGCAATCGACTGGATGGCTGCGCGGGCTGAAGACCTGCTGCCCGTGGAGTATTTCCATCTGGTCTTCACACTCCCCGCCGGGATCGCCCAGATTGCCTACTGGAACAAGAAAACGATCTACGGACTGCTGTTCCGCGCCTCAGCCGAGGCGGTGACCACCATCGGTGCCGACCCCAAGCGCCTCGGCGCACGGGTTGGCATGACCAGCGTTTTGCATACTTGGGGATCGGCGCTGACCCACCATCCCCATGTCCACATGATCGTGCCCGGCGGTGGGTTGTCGCCCGACGGCACCCGTTGGGTCGGCTGCAAGCCGGGGTTCTTTCTGCATGTACGGGTGCTGTCGCGTCTCTTTCGCCGCTTGTTTATCGAAGGTCTATTAGCACTACACCGGGCAGGAGAACTGACATTCTTCGGCGATCTTGCTGGGCTGTCAGGTACCGATGTCTTCACTGGGTGGCTCGCCCCGTTCTGCAAGTCCGAGTGGGTGGTCTATGCCAAACCTCCCTTCGGTGGTCCCGAAGCCGTGCTGGCCTATCTCAGTCGATACACCCACCGCGTCGCCATCTCGAACGCCCGATTGGTCTGCGCGGACGCCAAGACCGTGGCTTTCAGCTGGAAGGATTATCGGATCAAAACAGGCGACCGCCAAAAGGCCATGCGCCTGGCTACCAGCGAGTTTATTCGCCGATTCCTGATCCACGTCCTGCCCGACGGCTTCCACCGCATCAGGCACTATGGCCTGCTGGCCAACGCGACCCGAAAGACCAACATCGCCAAGATCCGAACCCTGCTTGAGGTGGAGCAACCCGATCAAGAGCCACAGCAAAGCGCTGAGGTGATCCCGCTTACACTGCGCGAGCCATGCCCATGCTGTGGTGGGCCGATGCGTATCGTGGAGATATTCCGTCGAGGACAACAGCCAAGATCAAGGGCACCACCAAGGGAGCAGGCCGCATGACAAACCGCCCGTCACTCTCGTCTACCATGCCCCGGTCCAACTACCTGTTCCGGCCCGATCTCTATATGCTTGGCGTTCAGATATGGACCAAAGTCAAAGCTGTGGAACCCAAATGGCCCTCAGATCGCTCAGCTGCGTGCCGGTCAGAGGATGCCAATAGCGCCCGCTATCAATCAGGATGCCGATCCGACGAGAAGTCAAACCCAACCGTCAGCTCACTTTCCCCATAGACAGTTCCCAGCCCCCCGCGGCTTCCTCCTTCCGGGGTTTGTCAACGCGGGCCGCCATCACTTGGCGGCAGTCGTAACGCCGCGGCCCTCATCGAAAAACCTTCAGGATACCGGACGTTCGCTGCACTACGTATGGAGGTCTGCTTAGCGGACAAAGCCGCCTGATGCAGGTGCAGCAAAATCTGCGACAACACACTGGTCGAGACGGTGACTGCGTTTCGGCGTTGTGGCAAGATTTCCCGGAAGCGGCCGTTCAAAGGGTGCCAAATCACCAGAATCCAAACCGGCCATTCGCTGCGCCCGTGCCCGATCTCTCAGTTGGGGACAAAGCAGCCGTTTTTAGCATTTTTGCGTCAACTAAGTTAACCGAGCTAAAGCATGAAAAACAGGGATGGCTTCGGCCAAATCGATTTTCTGTCCATCAGCTCTAATGTTTTTCAGGGAAGGCTGGGCTTTGGCGCAGGATCCTGCAGTGACTCTAGGTAGTTTGCGATCTCGATCAGCTTAGTGGGCATAAGGAACGGATTGCCATTTCCCGGATCGAACTCACTCATGTCATGGTCCAAAATGTCGACAATAACGGGCATATCTTCCCGGGGTTGAGTATTGCGTGAATACCCACTCAGTATCTCCATAATCTCAAGCGCGGGCCAAATACCGTCGCGCCGGGCTGCAATCTTAGTCAAGTCCGCTGGCGCTGCGCTCAAACGCGCGGCTGCAGGCCCATCGCCCTTCCCATCAACACCATGACAAGAAACGCAATTTTGCATGTAGAGTGTTTTGCCGGCATTTGTGGTTTCTATGGTGGTTCCCATCAAAACTAACGGAACCAAAAGAGGCCAATGCTTCATAAGGGAGGTCTTTCTGAAACTGTGCGTTACAGTTAACGCTTACGCAAAACGGATACTTTGATCCTGGTCAAGTGACCGATCATGGATCAAGCAATGAGAGATTGCAGCTATGCGCATCCAAATGAGCGCACGCGGGAATACTTCGCGAGTCATAGGGGTTCTGGGTCGGGTTCCTGCTCTGCATTCCTAGAACGACGGCTTCCGTCGAAAGCAGGCTGTCAGAAAATGGCCGCGAAGGTCCGAGTTGCAGGACAAAGCTTCCTGTTGCAGATGCAGCGTAGATTATGAAGTTGGCACGTGGCCTAGACTCACAAGTTCTGAGGCAGCGCAGCGCAAGTCCCCAAACTGGACGCTCGCAGCACAGATGTCTTATGTCTCAGTTGCGGGACGAAAAAGCTATTCGTCGTTTTTGAATGAGCTGGCACGAATGATTTGCGGCAACTATCTAAGACAGCCTGAAAACACCAAGATCAGCCTTTGCTCGCAATTTCGTCGTTCTCCAACCCGTCGTTTGAAATCGCACCTTCTATCGCGGTATCTATTGTTACATCGTCTTCGTACTCGTCCACCTGAACCTCAAGTGCCTCTTCGATAACTTCGTCTGAGGGGTTGGCATCGCGTATGGCGTCAACGACCTCTTGCTCTTCTTCAGAAAGACGCATCCCTGGATCCTCTGATCCTGGTAAATCGCTTTTGTATTGGGCCAAAAGCGCATCTTCTGCGTCGAGGACCGCCTCGTTGGAAGGCGGTCCTTCCTCGACGATGTTGTTCGCTTCGTCGATTTCTTCCTGAGTCGGTGCGCCGTTCTCATCAATGAGGTTTGCCGCGTCTACAACCCTTTGAACTGTGTCTTCAACGGCATCTACCTTTGCTTGTGCTTCGCTGACTTCTTCAGGTGTGAAGGCATCCGGGTCAGCGAGAACAGCTTGCGCATCAGAAAGCTCTTGTGTTGCTTCGGATGCAGTATCTACCTTAGTTTGAGCTTCTTTTACCTCTTCAGGTGTAAACGCATCCGGGTCAGCGAGAACAGCTTGCGCATCGGCAAGTTCTTGAACTTTTTCTTCCGCAAGGTCTACGACGGCGTTGGCCTCATTGAGTGCTTCGACAAGATCTAATGTTTCCTGTGCCGACGCGAGTTCCGTCTCATATTGGTCCAGAGCGCCCTCGTAATTGTAGTCCGCCACTGCGAGTGCTGCCGCCAAGCTAACCGGCCCTTTCCCACTCGCGTACTGGCCGTTGGCGATGTGTGCCGCCTTGGCGTTGGGGCTTGAATTTATCGCGCCGTTCAACTTGCCGAGATTACTTGGATGCAATGGATCCAACTTGAAGCTTGCAGGTTTAACAGGTGGTCGTTTGGACTGTGTAACGGTCACATTCGATGTTTTTTTGCTAGTTGATTTTGTAACGGTGCCTGATTTTGTAGCAGTGCGTTGCGACTTCTGACCTTTGAACAAGCCGCCGAGGCCATTCTTCTTCAGATTGCGGCTAAAAGCTTTGAAATCGTCTTTAATCGCGCGGCCTTTGCCCTTGTTAGATTTTCCACCCTTGCCGGCCTTGGAAGACTTGGTTTTGTTGCCCTTGTCGCCACCGTTGGCTTTGCTGTTATCACCTCCGTTGCCAGCGCTGTTACCGCCACCTTTGCCGCCACCGCTTCCATTCCCGCCGCCTTTGCCACCACCATTCCCGCCGCCGTTGCCTCCACCGTTTCCGTTACCTGCATAGGCGTAATCTGCGCTGAGAACAGACGCGATGGGGGCTACAACAAATGCAGACAGGGCTAGAGCAGAGACGCTTATTCGGAGAAAGTTCAGCATAGCAAAAATTACCTTCGCATTAAGATCAGGGGCGCGCGTACAATTCTTCTGTCGCGCCGAAACACTCATTCATAACTATGTCGAAATTTAGGTCAGACCCAAATGGGGGCCATTCAATTGCTGCTCGTCCGATAGTAGCCTCACTAAGTTGACTATCCAACTGGGGGCTCAAGCCACTGAAATAGCTTGTGCATCGACGTTTCGAAAATGGCATTTTCCTGAGTCGGGTCCAAGTTTACCCCGCGGGGCCGCCTCAATTCCGCACTGATCCCAATGTGACCAATTCTGCTTCCGCAGGCTTTTGTAGGCATGAGTGGGTAGGAGGCATTGGGCCCAGTTGGTGCTCCTCGCCACGATTATGACAATGATGCATCCCTGCGCCAAGCTGCGGCCTATGGCCATTATTCCTTATAAGCGAGCGCGGCTAGAGAGGCAGAACAGACGGGTGCCATAAATCTGACTTCATGAAATCGCTATTCTGCCCCATTACACTTTTACGAAATGAGTCGCCTCAATTCAACAAAGGACCTGCCATGAACACGATATATTTTGAGATTACTGACGGCGATGTAAAAGTAGGTATCTCGATTACGGAACAAGCGGACGGATCGCTACTTTTCGACTTGGATGTGTTGGACGATACCGGCACAATTGGCGATCTCAACGGATTGTTCTTTGATCTGGCTGACGATTCCATCACAGACAACCTGATTTTATCGGGTACTGATTTGACGGGACAAAATATTGACGCCAATTCAGTGTCCAAGGTTGATGGCTACAACAATATCAATGGCGATGTCGTCAAAGAGGATGGAAAATTCGACGTTGGGGTGCAGTTTGGTACTGCAGGGATCGGTGCAGATGACATCCAGTCTACGTCTTTTACCCTTGCAACCTCTGATGGATCAACCCTGTCACTGGCAGATGTTTTGAGCCAAGACTTCGCTGTTCGACTAACATCCGTTGGCGAGATGGACGGCGATCGTGCCGACTCTGTCAAGATCAGCGGCACATCCGATCCAATAATCACTGAGCCACCTGAACCCACAAACCTCGCCGTGGACAATACCATGACGGTTTCGAACACTGAGACCTTTAGCGAAGATGACATGCCGGATCCGCTTGATGGTTTTTTTGTATTTAGCTTGTTGGAAAACGACAGCACAGGTGATTCACAACCCTATATAGGCGACGTTGTCACAGTAAACGGCGATGCGTTGGACGCAGGCACAAGCTATTTGGGCTCAAACGGAGGGCTGTTAATGGTGAACTCCGACGGAACAGTCGATTTCTCCGCGAATGGCGAGTTCGATACTCTTATGGGCATGGAAACAGCCAACACCCAGTTCACCTATGGAATCGAAGGCGGATCAACAGCGACCTTGGATGTTGAAGTCATTGCCTTTGATGACGGGGGAGGAACGGGTGAAGACATATTTGTGATTTAATCGTTCTCAAACCTAAGTTGACGCCGTCCCTTATGCGAGTCTCGGTTTTGTTGGTTCAAAGGGTTGGACGGTAGTACTTGCGCTGCTGCTGCTTCTGTACCAGCCCATTTTTCCGGTACAATTCGACTACCATTGGTGGCTTTGGATTGATCTAACCGCGTTTTGTGTCCTAGCGCTCCACACTTGGACCGTCTCAAAGCCTCTTTTCGAATTGTTGAGCTCCGCAGTTTCGAGGGGTGAAAACCCGCTAACCGTCCCACTGGATCTTGTGACCGCCGCAGTTTTCCTTGGGTATACTAACGCGGCATCACTTATGGCGAAGGCTGCAGAAGGCCTACAAGAAGAGCAAAAAAAACCGGCTAAGGGCCCGAAAGAAAAAGGCCCCCGCGAGGTTAACCCTGCCTTCGTTCAGCCTCCGCCGGCAGCGGTACAGCCGCCGCCTCGACCGTTATCAGATCCTCTTTATGCCACTTCGAATTCCCGCACATTGAGCGAACAGATTGTTGAAGCAGAAAAGTTAGTCAGGAAAATTCAGGCCGCGCTGGCTGCCTCGAACTTACCCTTGGACAGGCAACTGGAGTTGGAGCAGTCTTTACAAGCATCCCAATGCGAACTGGACAGACAACTGGCGCTGGAACTGTCGATACAGAAGGCCAAACCCCTAATCGCGGATAGAGAACCACAGAGGCAGACGATCCCTTCACCTGCCAAATGGGCACCCCATACGGAGAGGCCAACCGAAAGTCTGCCGGATGAGCAGAAAAAACTGACCAAGAGCCCTGAACAAAAAAACCTTAGCAAATCAAAGTCAGCCCGCGCCGGGGATTCTGAACCCGGTACGGCGGATCTCACTGACACGAAGATCGAAATCCTAAAAGTTAAACGCACGCAGATGGTTGAGGCGCTCAAACGCACAACGAAAATGAAACGCGCTCCTGCTGGAGCACGAAGTTCTAGATTGAAAGAGGGCGCGTTTGTTCCGGAACTCGTTGGCTTCCGAGTGGAAATGCCAGGCGGGTCTTCACTTGTCGACCTTGAAGAAGGTCGCTTGGAAAGAGAAGTCGTGTTTGTTGCCGCGAAGATGGAACCAGTTCTCAAAGTGCTGAGCAGTTACGATGGAGCCGACGATATGGTCGATATCAGCATCGGCGAGACTGAGATCGTTTTCCGCTGCGGTTCTTCTAAACTGACTATCCCCAAATACGTCTAGAATGATAATTTGAAAAATTGTGGAGAAGTGCCGCGAGCGTGTGAGACGACTATCAGATCAGCCGAGCAGAATTTACCCCCACCCCCCCCCAAAGCAAGGAATGCCTACCCCGTTAGAATCGTATGATAAAGCAAGCTCGTCCCTTCTCTCGATGAAGAGCGTTGTGGGCTCTTATGTGGTCTTAACTTGTCGAATTCCCATAATTTACCCATGCAATCAAATATTTAGGCTAAGTAATTGGCGGAGAGACAGGGATTCGAACCCTGGGAACGCTTGCACGCTCAACGGTTTTCGAGACCGCCCCGTTCGACCACTCCGGCACCTCTCCGCGGGGATCTAGGAGCGCCCGTGTAGTTCGGTTTGACTAAGCTGGCAAGAGGCCTGGGAACCTCACGGGGTTTTTCGTTGCGGTGGCGGCCAGATGGCCTAAGTTTGATACAACCAGAGTTTATAAGGATGCCCCTACATGTCTTTCTTGCACGTAACGTCGCGGTCATTTTGGCGGATCACGCAAGCTGCGATTGCGGTGCTATTCAGCTTGGCTTTGGCGGTGCCAGCACAGGCGGCGGACCGCGCGCGGCTGGAGGCGTTTCTAGAAGTAACGGGCTTTGACGTCGCCCTCGAGAGTATTCGTTTGTCCGCGGATTCTGCGCCGCAGATGCTGGGGATGCGGCCTGAGGATTTCGGGTCGGAATGGTCCCGACTAGTAGGTGACGTTTTTGCCTCTGAAATAATGCATGAGATGGCGTTGGAAATCTTGGGCGAAACGCTGAGCGATGAATTACTCAACCATGGTGCCTCGTTCTATGCTGACGATTTGGGGAAACGGCTGGTTGCGGCAGAAAATCAATCTCACATGCTGGAAGATGGCGCTGGCAAGGACGAGACGGGCGCACAGATCCTTGAAGGCTTAGAAAGCATCGGATCATCGCGAGTGGCATTGTTGCAGCGGCTAAATGAAGCCAGCGGATCCGAGGACAGCTCCGTCCGGGCAATCCAAGAAGTGCAGGTGCGCTTTTTGATGGCCGCAGCAAGTGCCGGTGTGATCGAATTGCAGATGGAAGAGGCCGACCTGCGCGAAATGTTGCGCAGCCGAGAAGGCAGCATGCGTGCGTCGATCCGGGCATCGGCGATGTCGGGGGCAGCTTATACCTATCAGGCGTTCTCGGATGCCGAAGTGGCGCAATACGCTGAGGCCTTAGAAGACCCTCGGATGAAAGAAGTCTATGCGTTGATGAACGCCGTACAGTTTGAAATCATGGCAAACCGCTATGAGGCAGTGGCCATACGGCTAAAATCGATGCAACCCAGTCAGGAGCTATGAGATGCGCCCACTGATCCTAAGCCTAGCCCTATGGCTCGGTGCGTCTCCGTTATGGGCCGACGCGCGGCACACGGTGTTGATGGATGTTCTGCAAATAGCGCAGCTTACGCAGATATTGCACGAAGAGGGCCTGGAATACGCCGAGGATTTGAACGCTGACATGCTGATGGGCACGGGTGGTGCCGGTTGGCAAATACAGGCCGAAGCAATCTATGACCCTTACCGGCTGTCTGAGGGCATTCGCAAAGGGCTTGAGGGCCATGTAAACAGCGATCATTTGGAAGAAAGCATCACTTTTTTCGCCTCAGACCTTGGTCAAAAGATCATTGGGCTGGAAAATTCCGCCCGCGTTGCGATGGCGGATGGGGAGGTCGAGGCCGCGGCGCGCGACCGGTTTGCGGCCCTCGAGGACACAGATGATGCGCGCTTGGCACTTTTGACGCGGATGACCCAGACGGGTGATCTGGTGACGCGGAATGTCACATCAGCGCTGAACTCCAACTACCAGTTTTTGCGCGGCATGGTTGATGGCGATGCGTATGATATGACCGACGACGAGATATTAACCGAAGTTGGCGCAGACCGAGAAGAAATCACCGCCGATACAGAAAGCTGGCTGGGCGCGTTTCTACTTTTGGCTTATAGCCCGCTAAGTGACGCGGAACTCGAGGCCTATGTCGCCTTTTCTGAGACAGACGCCGGGTTGGCCTTGAACGCCGGTTTCTTTGCTGGATTTGATCCTCTTTATGAGGACATAGCCTATGCTCTGGGCCGCGCCGTGGCGCTAAATATGACGGCCCAAGAGCTTTGACCCCAAACCGAGCAAATTAGCGCTTGATTTGAGGGCAGGGGCGCTTGACTTGAGGGGGCAATCGGCACATAAGCCGCCATCCCGACAGGTCAGCCTGTATGCGGGATTTATTTCAATGACGCCTAAGGGCGCGCAGTTCGAGGTGGGCATTCGCCCAAAACGCCCGATACCGGGGACCACAGAACGCGAAAGATGAGTGAAGGAAGATCTATGTTTGCGGTCCTGAAAACAGGCGGCAAGCAATACAAAGTTCAATCTGGCGATATGCTACGGGTTGAACGTATTGCGGCGAATGCTGGCGAAACAGTACAATTCAATGAAGTTCTGATGCTCGGTGGCGATAGCCCCGTTGTTGGCTCCCCGATGATCGAGGACGCTGGCGTTCAGGCCGAAGTTGTTGATCAGATCAAAGGCGATAAGGTTATCAACTTCGTCAAGCGTCGCCGGAAGCACTCTTCCAAGCGCACCAAGGGTCACCGTCAAAAGCTGACACTGGTAAAGATCACTGAGATCCTTACCTCGGGCGCTGGTAAGTCCAAAGTTCAGGCCGCGATCGGCACAGGCTCCGTAAGTGCCGCAGCCGTTGCTGCGATCACTGGCAAAGTTGTTGAGGGTGCTGCAGGCAAACCAGCCAAAGCGAAAGCTGCAAAGAAAGCCGCCCCAGCCAAGACAGCTGAAGCGCCAAAAGCAGCAGAAGCAAAGGCAGAGCCGAAGAAGGCCGCGCCTAAGAAAGCCAAAGCGTCCACAGATGGCGATGACCTGTCCGAGATTTCCGGCGTTGGTCCCGTAATCGTGAAGAAGCTTCATGGTGAAGGCGTGACAACATTCGCACAAATCGCTAAATGGTCTGAAGCAGACGTTGAAGCGATCGAAGAGAAACTGTCGTTCAAAGGTCGTGTTGGTCGTGAAGACTGGATTGCACAGGCCAAAGAACTGGCAAAAGGCTAAGGAAGAAACCAAATGGCACATAAAAAAGCAGGCGGTTCATCCCGTAACGGTCGCGACTCCGCTGGACGTCGCCTTGGCGTCAAGAAATACGGCGGCGAAAACGTCATTCCAGGCAACATCATCGTCCGCCAACGCGGCACGAAGTTTTGGCCAGGCGAAGGCGTAGGCATGGGCAAAGATCACACGATTTTTGCCGTGGTGGATGGCAACATCCAATTCCACAAAGGCCTGAAAAACCGTACATTCATCTCGGTTCTCCCAGTTGCAGAGGCCGCTGAATAAGCCGCACTCTTAGCGTTGAAAATTAGAGGGGCCGGCGTTATCGTCGGTCCCTTTTTCGTATTTTGGAGAGAGCCTGTGATGGGACGTTACGTCCAATCCAACCACACAGATCGGCAGGCCCGCAGATGAGTGTTGCGGTCGCCTCATTCGCCATCTTTGCGGCGTCTCAGATCGGTACGCCGGGGCCTGCTAATATGGCACTTATGGCCACTGGTGCGCGGTTTGGTCTGCGCGCGGCTTTGCCGTTCGTGGCGGGCGTTGTTTTGGGCAAACAGCTGATCATCTGGCCCATGGGTTTTGGCCTGATGGAGCTGTCAGAGGCCGCACCAGGCGTGTTTGTCGCGCTCAAATACATATCGGCTGCCTATATCATCTGGCTCTCTTGGAAGATTGCACACATGCGGCTGGGGCAGAGGCGTGAGACCGGCAAGGCCCCTGGTTTTGCTGCAGGCCTGATCGTGCACCCGCTGAACCCCAAGGCTTGGGCTATGATTATTGGCGGTTTCACCAGTTTTGTCGGCCCCGATACGTCTTCGCTTCATGCTACTGCCACAATTGCCGCTGTATTGCTGGTGTGTCAGCTTTTGCTGCACCCACTATGGATCATCGCGGGCACTGCAATTGCGCGGAGTGTTGCAGGAACAGTTTGGGAAACCTATCTAATGTGGACGTTGGGAGCTCTTACGGTTGCCTCCGTCCTGTTCGTACTATTCGGAAGAGGAACTTGAGTATGGAAATGCAGAAACTTGACACCCAGCTGGTGATTGAGACCCCGCGCTTTGACATGCGACCCTTGCGGCGCTCTGACCTTGGCCTGATCGAGATGTACGCAAGCGATGCGCGCGTGGCCAACACCACCACCACAATCCCGCATCCTTTGCCGCCAGGCATGATGGAAGCGTTTATCGTCCGCGCCACGTCGGAGCCGCGCGACGAGGATGTTTGGGCCATCGACGGCAGCCGCTCTGGTGGGACTGAGGTGATGGGTGTGATTTCACTCAGCCGGTTGGACCGCAACCAGTCCGAAGTCGGGTATTGGATTGCTCCAGCATTTTGGAACACTCATCTGGCATCCGAAGCGGTCAGCACCTTGGTTGCGTCAAACCCGTTGGCAAATGCAGCAATGTTCGCGTCGGTGTTTCATGATAACCCCGCATCCGCCAAAGTTCTGACCAACGCAGGTTTTCAATACCTTGGCGACGCCGAGACATTTTGCATCGCCCGCAACACAGCAGTGCCGACGTGGACGTATAGCCGAAGCCTGTAATCTGTAGGGGAGGAGCGCGCATCGTTCCGTACGCTTAGTGTAAAATGGTGCATTTCCATGATATCGAACCCCTCGAAAGTTGCTTT
It encodes the following:
- the rpmA gene encoding 50S ribosomal protein L27, whose translation is MAHKKAGGSSRNGRDSAGRRLGVKKYGGENVIPGNIIVRQRGTKFWPGEGVGMGKDHTIFAVVDGNIQFHKGLKNRTFISVLPVAEAAE
- a CDS encoding MarR family winged helix-turn-helix transcriptional regulator, yielding MSDKCICTSLRQAAQASTALYDRVLAPSGLKVTMFRLLRQIEANPDATISELAELVGLDRSTLGRNLKVLERQGLLVLPTCADARARSVVLTPAGCAALVKAVPLWTQAQSEMKASLGKGLDNLLGTLERVIELDTKSKGTSP
- a CDS encoding 50S ribosomal protein L21 is translated as MFAVLKTGGKQYKVQSGDMLRVERIAANAGETVQFNEVLMLGGDSPVVGSPMIEDAGVQAEVVDQIKGDKVINFVKRRRKHSSKRTKGHRQKLTLVKITEILTSGAGKSKVQAAIGTGSVSAAAVAAITGKVVEGAAGKPAKAKAAKKAAPAKTAEAPKAAEAKAEPKKAAPKKAKASTDGDDLSEISGVGPVIVKKLHGEGVTTFAQIAKWSEADVEAIEEKLSFKGRVGREDWIAQAKELAKG
- a CDS encoding c-type cytochrome, which produces MKHWPLLVPLVLMGTTIETTNAGKTLYMQNCVSCHGVDGKGDGPAAARLSAAPADLTKIAARRDGIWPALEIMEILSGYSRNTQPREDMPVIVDILDHDMSEFDPGNGNPFLMPTKLIEIANYLESLQDPAPKPSLP
- a CDS encoding GNAT family N-acetyltransferase produces the protein MEMQKLDTQLVIETPRFDMRPLRRSDLGLIEMYASDARVANTTTTIPHPLPPGMMEAFIVRATSEPRDEDVWAIDGSRSGGTEVMGVISLSRLDRNQSEVGYWIAPAFWNTHLASEAVSTLVASNPLANAAMFASVFHDNPASAKVLTNAGFQYLGDAETFCIARNTAVPTWTYSRSL
- a CDS encoding LysE family translocator, whose product is MSVAVASFAIFAASQIGTPGPANMALMATGARFGLRAALPFVAGVVLGKQLIIWPMGFGLMELSEAAPGVFVALKYISAAYIIWLSWKIAHMRLGQRRETGKAPGFAAGLIVHPLNPKAWAMIIGGFTSFVGPDTSSLHATATIAAVLLVCQLLLHPLWIIAGTAIARSVAGTVWETYLMWTLGALTVASVLFVLFGRGT
- a CDS encoding DUF2059 domain-containing protein; protein product: MRPLILSLALWLGASPLWADARHTVLMDVLQIAQLTQILHEEGLEYAEDLNADMLMGTGGAGWQIQAEAIYDPYRLSEGIRKGLEGHVNSDHLEESITFFASDLGQKIIGLENSARVAMADGEVEAAARDRFAALEDTDDARLALLTRMTQTGDLVTRNVTSALNSNYQFLRGMVDGDAYDMTDDEILTEVGADREEITADTESWLGAFLLLAYSPLSDAELEAYVAFSETDAGLALNAGFFAGFDPLYEDIAYALGRAVALNMTAQEL
- a CDS encoding DUF2059 domain-containing protein — encoded protein: MSFLHVTSRSFWRITQAAIAVLFSLALAVPAQAADRARLEAFLEVTGFDVALESIRLSADSAPQMLGMRPEDFGSEWSRLVGDVFASEIMHEMALEILGETLSDELLNHGASFYADDLGKRLVAAENQSHMLEDGAGKDETGAQILEGLESIGSSRVALLQRLNEASGSEDSSVRAIQEVQVRFLMAAASAGVIELQMEEADLREMLRSREGSMRASIRASAMSGAAYTYQAFSDAEVAQYAEALEDPRMKEVYALMNAVQFEIMANRYEAVAIRLKSMQPSQEL
- a CDS encoding tyrosine-type recombinase/integrase; the protein is MRDDRTTPLRERMIEDMRIRGLKETTQKGHIRAVKNFAAFLGRPPDTATPDELRAYQLHMTDTDVSTASFNTRIVSLRLFFGVTCGREEMKRYMQFRRKPRKLPVVLSIKEIGDLLAAVPGPGLKYRAALGISYGAGLRASEVCHLKVADIDSDRMLIHVDEGKNGKDRKAMLSQKLLDLLRDYWLEARPEGWLFPGKPKINPLSPRQLNRAFTSAKHMAGINKPATLHTLRHSFATHLLEANTDVRVIQVLLGHSKLSTTARYTHVATKTIRNTVSPFDNLKQLQDHTLRRGLE
- a CDS encoding IS91 family transposase, with translation MSRPKLEIADIFRKYGPAWRQANAGHISLSQLKVMSAIGACRTEALGGHVAACTKCDHQHIAYNSCKNRHCPKCQGPAAIDWMAARAEDLLPVEYFHLVFTLPAGIAQIAYWNKKTIYGLLFRASAEAVTTIGADPKRLGARVGMTSVLHTWGSALTHHPHVHMIVPGGGLSPDGTRWVGCKPGFFLHVRVLSRLFRRLFIEGLLALHRAGELTFFGDLAGLSGTDVFTGWLAPFCKSEWVVYAKPPFGGPEAVLAYLSRYTHRVAISNARLVCADAKTVAFSWKDYRIKTGDRQKAMRLATSEFIRRFLIHVLPDGFHRIRHYGLLANATRKTNIAKIRTLLEVEQPDQEPQQSAEVIPLTLREPCPCCGGPMRIVEIFRRGQQPRSRAPPREQAA